The following are encoded together in the Iodobacter fluviatilis genome:
- a CDS encoding DUF1003 domain-containing protein yields the protein MNNSNEQLASQFLKTCKDAGESEQKVMERLTKRLHISHNTNKNFDDSLTLGQRLADKIAIFGGSWTFILIFIGILFAWIVLNTLILANKSFDPYPYVFLNLILSMLAALQAPVIMMSQNRHAAKDRAAAEHDYEVNLKSELEVLALHQKIDVLRDQQWSELVSMQQEQIKLLTQVLEKNKTS from the coding sequence AGCCAGTTTTTAAAAACCTGCAAAGATGCAGGGGAAAGCGAGCAAAAAGTCATGGAGCGTTTAACAAAACGCCTACATATAAGCCATAACACCAATAAGAACTTTGATGACTCTTTAACTTTGGGCCAGCGACTGGCCGATAAAATCGCTATTTTTGGCGGCTCTTGGACATTTATTCTTATTTTTATAGGCATACTTTTTGCGTGGATCGTCCTCAACACGCTGATCTTGGCTAATAAATCCTTTGATCCTTACCCTTATGTTTTCCTTAATCTGATTTTATCCATGCTGGCAGCATTACAAGCCCCTGTGATTATGATGTCGCAAAACCGGCATGCCGCCAAAGATCGTGCCGCGGCCGAGCATGATTACGAAGTGAATTTAAAATCAGAACTAGAAGTGCTGGCTTTGCACCAAAAAATTGACGTCTTGCGCGATCAACAATGGTCCGAGCTGGTTTCAATGCAGCAAGAGCAAATTAAGCTCCTCACTCAAGTGCTTGAAAAAAACAAAACCTCATAA
- a CDS encoding Crp/Fnr family transcriptional regulator codes for MTELHFPCQNLILTTLPATHYASLAPLLELIHLPLGHVLYESGAQMQHVYFPTNSIVSLLYVLESGASAEIAIVGNEGLVGISLFMGGNSTPSRAVVQSAGFAYRLGKKQINAAFDKAGPLQHLLLRYTQALLTQMAQTAVCNRHHSLDQQLCRWLLLSLDRLPS; via the coding sequence ATGACAGAACTTCATTTCCCTTGCCAAAACCTTATTCTTACCACTTTACCGGCAACTCACTATGCCTCTTTAGCACCGCTATTAGAGCTTATTCACCTGCCGCTGGGCCATGTGCTTTATGAATCTGGAGCACAAATGCAGCATGTTTATTTTCCAACCAACAGCATCGTTTCTTTACTTTATGTTTTAGAAAGTGGTGCATCCGCCGAAATAGCCATCGTCGGCAACGAAGGCCTTGTGGGAATATCACTCTTTATGGGCGGTAATAGCACACCGAGTCGGGCTGTTGTACAAAGTGCAGGTTTTGCCTATCGGCTAGGCAAAAAACAAATTAACGCCGCCTTTGATAAAGCCGGCCCCTTGCAACATTTACTGCTGCGTTACACCCAAGCACTGCTCACTCAAATGGCACAAACCGCGGTCTGCAACCGCCATCACTCATTAGATCAACAACTCTGCCGCTGGCTATTATTAAGCTTGGATCGTCTGCCCTCTTAA
- a CDS encoding Crp/Fnr family transcriptional regulator: MTQELIANMLGVRREGVTEAAGNLQKAKLIEYSRGRIAVLDRPGLEKRACECYAVVKTEFDRLLPCKNLRNPSTTTKAMAF, translated from the coding sequence ATGACCCAAGAGCTAATTGCCAATATGCTGGGCGTGCGTAGAGAAGGCGTTACAGAAGCGGCAGGTAATTTACAAAAAGCCAAACTCATTGAATACAGCCGTGGCCGTATTGCGGTACTAGATCGTCCAGGCTTAGAAAAAAGGGCCTGCGAATGCTATGCCGTCGTTAAAACAGAATTTGATCGCCTACTACCCTGCAAAAACTTGCGTAATCCCAGCACCACAACAAAAGCCATGGCCTTTTAA